One segment of Pantoea sp. Lij88 DNA contains the following:
- a CDS encoding glycosyltransferase family 2 protein — protein MSDTLLSVIIPTYNVEKYIVECVDSLLRQVKAPNEILIVNDGSTDGTLALLEQNYSHLSQVKIITTENGGAGRARDVGIEQAKGQFLFFCDPDDVVADGLVAELAMVAEKHPETNLFCFNSCVYRDGQIDITSPKVRHEQFGQQKSQEVLLRLLRNGSYTSAAWSYVISKRVIEQHKLRFVKRVHEDHNFTLSCFMKSQQAWVSHQVYYKQRIRNGSLTNSTKSNEFFYQRYDAFMNAYNTLTSSLVKSAWRDTLEKAYLIHSFRLMIYLSLYNRTPVPEYVLNAIRFMGRNVKTENAKEWLLFNRPELFIALQHYKVKKELKNAA, from the coding sequence GCGCCCAATGAAATACTCATTGTGAATGATGGCTCCACCGATGGAACATTAGCCTTACTTGAACAGAATTATTCGCATCTTTCTCAGGTTAAAATAATTACCACCGAAAATGGGGGGGCCGGTCGTGCTCGTGATGTGGGTATCGAGCAGGCGAAGGGCCAGTTTCTCTTTTTCTGTGACCCGGATGACGTCGTGGCAGATGGGCTGGTCGCTGAACTGGCTATGGTGGCGGAAAAGCACCCTGAAACCAACCTGTTCTGTTTTAACTCCTGCGTCTACCGCGATGGTCAGATTGACATAACCTCGCCAAAAGTCAGACACGAGCAGTTTGGCCAGCAGAAATCACAGGAAGTCTTATTGCGCCTGCTGCGCAATGGCAGCTACACCTCTGCGGCCTGGAGCTATGTCATCAGCAAACGCGTTATTGAGCAGCATAAATTACGCTTTGTTAAACGCGTTCATGAAGACCATAACTTTACGCTCTCCTGCTTTATGAAAAGTCAGCAGGCCTGGGTCAGTCATCAGGTCTATTATAAGCAGCGTATTCGCAATGGCTCACTGACCAACAGTACCAAAAGCAATGAGTTTTTCTATCAGCGCTATGATGCCTTTATGAACGCCTACAATACTCTGACCAGTTCCCTGGTTAAATCTGCATGGCGCGATACGCTGGAAAAAGCCTATTTAATCCACTCCTTTCGTCTGATGATCTATTTATCGCTCTATAACCGCACCCCCGTACCGGAATATGTGCTGAATGCGATTCGTTTTATGGGCCGTAACGTTAAAACAGAAAACGCTAAAGAATGGTTATTGTTCAATCGTCCTGAACTGTTTATTGCACTGCAGCATTACAAGGTTAAAAAAGAGCTGAAAAACGCCGCCTGA